A single genomic interval of Myxocyprinus asiaticus isolate MX2 ecotype Aquarium Trade chromosome 19, UBuf_Myxa_2, whole genome shotgun sequence harbors:
- the LOC127410454 gene encoding adenosine receptor A2a-like yields the protein MIAELVIALLSTVGNLLVCVAVGLNRKLQTVTNYFLVSLAVADICVGSLAIPCAIMTDLGIPQHNLYLCLLMLSVLIMLTQSSIFSLLAVAVERYVAIFMPFQYHRLMTPRNAILVLCVTWTLAFLIGLVPLMGWHKPPPASGYCFFVLVVDMTYMVYFNFFACVLTPLVVMFLIYAQIFVTVKRQMRRIAAERGGATNTEGAAKMKKEMKMATSLFLVLFLFTSCWIPLHIINCFLLLCPSCPVPLPLLLTAIILSHANSAVNPFLYAYKMKTFRNAFKSIFLCCRGIGDGEEQHDDRGGTNNQRP from the coding sequence ATGATAGCCGAGCTCGTTATAGCCCTCCTGTCCACAGTGGGCAACCTGCTGGTTTGTGTTGCTGTGGGACTCAACAGAAAACTCCAAACGGTTACCAACTACTTCCTTGTGTCACTAGCAGTCGCAGATATCTGCGTGGGTTCACTGGCGATTCCCTGCGCCATCATGACGGATCTTGGGATACCACAGCATAATCTTTACCTCTGTTTGCTCATGTTGTCTGTGCTTATCATGCTAACCCAGAGCTCCATTTTTAGTCTGCTGGCGGTCGCTGTGGAGCGTTATGTGGCCATCTTCATGCCCTTCCAGTACCACCGACTCATGACACCTCGCAACGCAATTCTTGTCTTGTGTGTCACCTGGACACTGGCGTTCCTGATCGGTCTGGTGCCGTTGATGGGCTGGCACAAGCCTCCGCCCGCATCGGGCTACTGTTTCTTTGTGTTGGTTGTAGATATGACCTACATGGTCTACTTTAACTTCTTCGCCTGCGTGCTGACACCACTGGTTGTGATGTTCCTCATCTACGCGCAGATCTTCGTAACAGTTAAACGTCAAATGAGAAGGATAGCAGCAGAACGGGGCGGTGCGACAAATACAGAAGGTGCAGCTAAGATGAAGAAAGAAATGAAGATGGCTACATCCCTTTTCCttgttctcttcctctttacGTCCTGCTGGATTCCGCTACATATTATAAACTGCTTCCTTCTACTCTGTCCATCATGTCCTGTTCCCCTTCCACTGCTGTTAACAGCCATTATACTCTCCCATGCAAACTCTGCTGTAAACCCTTTCCTCTACGCCTACAAGATGAAAACCTTCAGGAATGCCTTCAAGTCAATCTTCCTGTGCTGCAGAGGCATCGGTGATGGAGAGGAGCAACATGATGACCGgggtggcaccaacaatcaaagACCATGA